The following coding sequences lie in one Apium graveolens cultivar Ventura chromosome 3, ASM990537v1, whole genome shotgun sequence genomic window:
- the LOC141710915 gene encoding alcohol dehydrogenase 1-like — protein MGAALNVAKPTRGSTVAIFGLGTVGLAAAEGARIAGASRIIGVDINPNRFKDASKFGVTEFVNPKDHNKPIQEVLVEMTNGGVDRSIECTGVDINTMISAFECVHDGWGVAVLVSLPNKDDVFKTNPMNFLQERTLKGTFFGNYKPLSDIPSVVEKYMNKELEVEKFITHKVNLLDINKAFDYMLRGESLRCIIDMDV, from the exons ATGGGTGCGGCCCTGAATGTTGCTAAACCAACAAGGGGTTCCACTGTTGCTATTTTCGGATTAGGAACTGTAGGCCTCGCA GCTGCTGAGGGTGCTCGGATTGCTGGTGCGTCGAGGATTATTGGCGTTGACATAAACCCAAATCGGTTCAAGGATG CAAGCAAATTTGGGGTGACTGAGTTTGTGAACCCCAAAGATCATAATAAGCCTATTCAAGAG GTTTTAGTAGAGATGACAAATGGAGGTGTAGACCGGTCGATTGAGTGTACCGGAGTTGATATCAACACAATGATCTCTGCATTTGAATGTGTGCATGAT GGCTGGGGTGTTGCTGTTCTTGTTAGTCTGCCAAACAAAGACGACGTATTCAAGACTAACCCGATGAACTTTTTGCAAGAGAGGACTCTCAAGGGAACTTTCTTCGGCAACTACAAGCCCCTTTCCGACATTCCATCTGTTGTGGAGAAATACATGAACAAG GAGCTGGAAGTGGAGAAATTCATCACACACAAGGTGAACTTGTTGGATATCAACAAAGCATTTGACTACATGCTAAGAGGGGAAAGTCTGCGATGCATCATTGATATGGATGTATAG
- the LOC141712904 gene encoding putative UDP-glucuronate:xylan alpha-glucuronosyltransferase 3: protein MRGAAAAGVSPRSNPEPRYRLSSATPGEDTTKRRSFRSRVFRDAEKPFSSFNQERHTNCKFSTLKLVLVIIIFGAFLTLLKSPAVYNTDHLASFRYRPSFVGQLSTNKLSSDQRYISHLDVNWDQVSEVIEKLADRLEYQGIGLLNFNDSDIEQWKLLIPDVEHVVLHLDFASNNVTWESLYPEWIDEEEEFEVPICPTLPDIPAPGKPRIDLIAVKLPCNKLSEWSRDVARLHLQIAAARLAATSKGYHSVHVLLLSDCFPVPNLFTCKELVARVGNAWLYEPDLNTLRRKVHLPVGSCELAVPFQSKDHYSSNARREAYATILHSAHVYVCGAITAAQSIRMSGSTRDLVILVDDTISEYHRGGLEAAGWKLHTIERIRNPKAERDAYNEWNYSKFRLWQLTDYDKIIFIDADLLILRNIDFLFEMPEITAIGNNATLFNSGVMVIEPSNCTFQLLMDHINDIVSYNGGDQGYLNEVFTWWHRIPKHMNFLKHFWEGDEEEKKEMKTKLFGADPPVLYVVHYLGLKPWLCFRDYDCNWNVNRLQEFASDVAHKRWWKVHDSMPENLHRYCLLRSKQKAAIEWDRMQAEKGNYTDGHWKIQIKDSRLQACFEEFCFWESMLWHWGDTNWTDNATATLAPPGAIISGSLPSL from the exons ATGAGAGGAGCTGCTGCTGCTGGTGTCTCACCTAGAAGTAATCCTGAACCTAGATACAGACTCTCTTCTGCTACTCC AGGAGAAGATACAACCAAGAGAAGGTCTTTCAGAAGTAGAGTTTTTAGGGATGCAGAAAAACCTTTCTCCAGTTTTAATCAGGAGCGCCATACAAACTGCAAGTTTTCTACTCTAAAACTAGTGCTGGTTATTATAATTTTTGGAGCATTTTTGACCCTCCTAAAGTCTCCAGCAGTTTATAACACGGACCACCTAGCCAGTTTCAGATATCG GCCTAGTTTTGTAGGTCAACTTAGTACAAACAAATTATCTTCTGATCAACGTTATATATCTCATTTGGATGTCAATTGGGACCAAGTCTCCGAAGTAATTGAGAAACTTGCTGATAGGCTTGAGTACCAGGGGATAGGGCTGTTAAATTTTAATGACAGTGATATTGAACAGTGGAAACTGCTTATACCAGATGTGGAACATGTTGTCCTGCACCTTGATTTTGCCTCCAACAATGTAACGTGGGAATCCCTATATCCTGAATGGATAGACGAGGAAGAAGAGTTTGAGGTGCCCATATGCCCTACACTGCCTGATATTCCGGCTCCTGGTAAACCACGCATTGATCTCATTGCTGTAAAGCTTCCCTGTAATAAACTAAGCGAATGGTCACGAGATGTGGCTCGTTTGCATCTACAAATTGCAGCAGCAAGGCTTGCTGCTACGTCAAAAGGGTATCATTCAGTGCATGTGCTTCTGTTAAGTGATTGCTTCCCAGTTCCAAATCTCTTTACTTGCAAGGAGCTTGTTGCTCGTGTAGGGAATGCATGGTTATATGAACCTGATCTTAATACATTGAGACGAAAGGTTCATCTTCCAGTTGGCTCATGTGAACTTGCAGTTCCTTTTCAGAGTAAAG ATCACTACTCCAGCAATGCAAGGAGAGAAGCATATGCAACTATTTTGCACTCCGCACATGTTTATGTCTGCGGAGCTATAACAGCAGCTCAGAGTATCCGCATGTCAGGTTCGACACGTGATCTTGTAATCCTTGTTGATGACACAATCAGTGAATATCACCGAGGAGGTCTGGAAGCAGCAGGGTGGAAACTACATACGATTGAAAGAATCAGGAACCCAAAAGCTGAACGAGACGCCTATAATGAATGGAACTACAGCAAATTCAGGCTGTGGCAGTTAACAGATTATGACAAGATCATATTCATTGATGCTGATTTGCTCATACTTAGAAACATTGATTTCCTTTTTGAGATGCCGGAAATCACTGCAATTGGAAATAATGCCACGTTATTTAATTCCGGAGTAATGGTGATTGAACCATCCAATTGCACATTCCAACTACTGATGGATCACATTAACGATATTGTATCCTACAATGGCGGAGATCAGGGGTACTTGAACGAAGTCTTCACCTGGTGGCATCGAATCCCGAAGCACATGAATTTCCTGAAGCATTTTTGGGAAGGGGATGAAGAAGAGAAAAAGGAAATGAAAACAAAGCTATTTGGAGCTGATCCTCCTGTTCTATATGTTGTGCACTATCTCGGGTTAAAACCATGGTTATGCTTTCGAGATTATGATTGCAATTGGAATGTGAACAGATTGCAGGAGTTTGCAAGTGATGTTGCTCACAAGAGATGGTGGAAAGTGCATGATTCAATGCCAGAAAACTTGCACAGGTATTGCCTGCTAAGGTCTAAACAAAAGGCAGCGATAGAATGGGATCGGATGCAAGCTGAGAAGGGTAACTACACAGATGGTCACTGGAAGATTCAGATTAAAGATTCGCGTTTGCAGGCTTGCTTTGAGGAATTTTGCTTTTGGGAGAGCATGTTATGGCATTGGGGTGATACAAATTGGACTGATAATGCAACTGCTACTCTAGCACCACCTGGTGCAATTATCTCTGGATCACTCCCTTCTTTGTAA